From a region of the Castanea sativa cultivar Marrone di Chiusa Pesio chromosome 10, ASM4071231v1 genome:
- the LOC142612521 gene encoding uncharacterized protein LOC142612521 yields MAENRAKQDDELAIDLYNNTMTGEWGKVVEMYEEHQTKAISARINTSGDTALHVAVSIAPEDIVRKLVSVITKVSVFDLWIKNNIGNTPLHVAASTERFSVCIILGQALCDSHDEVQDLVLKKLFHNNFGESPHFLATSHGHKTNFLCLQYLCHSPDSNPGQSNPFYRRKDGETILHCAIRWEHFDLAFEILKLDDSLAYSVNEHGITPLHLLASKPSVFRSCCHLKFWDWKSVIYHCKYYSIV; encoded by the exons ATGGCAGAAAATAGGGCGAAACAAGATGATGAGCTCGCCATCGATTTGTACAATAATACAATGACAGGTGAATGGGGGAAGGTTGTTGAGATGTATGAGGAACACCAAACCAAAGCCATTTCCGCCAGGATCAACACGTCAGGGGACACAGCATTGCACGTAGCTGTGTCCATTGCCCCAGAAGATATTGTACGTAAACTTGTAAGTGTAATTACCAAGGTTTCGGTGTTCGATCTATGGATAAAAAACAATATAGGGAATACCCCTTTGCATGTGGCAGCATCAACGGAGAGATTTTCCGTATGCATAATCCTTGGTCAAGCACTTTGCGATTCTCATGATGAGGTTCAAGATTTGGtgcttaaaaaattatttcataacaATTTTGGTGAGAGCCCTCACTTCTTAGCCACTTCTCATGGTCACAAAACAAACTTCCTTTGTCTCCAATACCTCTGTCACTCTCCCGATTCGAACCCCGGCCAAAGCAATCCCTTCTACAGAAGAAAGGATGGTGAGACTATCCTTCACTGTGCCATCAGGTGGGAGCATTTCG ATTTGGCATTTGAAATACTTAAACTGGACGATAGTCTTGCTTATTCTGTGAACGAGCATGGAATCACCCCTCTGCATCTCCTAGCAAGTAAGCCTTCGGTCTTCAGAAGTTGTTGCCACCTTAAATTTTGGGACTGGAAGAGCGTCATTTATCATTGTAAGTATTACTCAATTGTCTAG